One Nicotiana sylvestris chromosome 12, ASM39365v2, whole genome shotgun sequence genomic window carries:
- the LOC104241276 gene encoding growth-regulating factor 4-like isoform X1 codes for MSGTSTSLGVGVGGGGGEVGVLSYDYGFRPPFTAVQWQELEHQAMIYKYLVAGLPVPPDLVVPIRRSFDAISARFFNHPSLSYCSYYGKKFDPEPGRCRRTDGKKWRCSKDAHPDSKYCERHMHRGRNRSRKPVESQSTSQSLSTSMSHITTGSSNRSGSFQSNSSGNFHNMPLYSVANSDGLSYGSTATKLQMEPVSYGINNKEYRYLQGMVPDAEGSSEVSASVRNLGMGSNTDNIWRPPHPFEPVTNATIAKQQPQHCFFGNDIDPPVKQEPHPMRSFFDEWPTSKESWSNLDDGSSKNNFSTTQLSISIPNVHSGFSSTSTRSPK; via the exons ATGAGTGGGACATCAACATCATTGGGGGTTGGGGTGGGGGGAGGTGGTGGGGAGGTGGGGGTGCTGAGTTATGACTATGGATTCCGGCCACCGTTCACGGCGGTGCAGTGGCAGGAGTTGGAGCATCAAGCAATGATATACAAGTACTTAGTGGCGGGACTGCCCGTGCCACCGGACCTTGTAGTTCCAATTAGAAGGAGTTTTGATGCTATCTCTGCCAGGTTCTTTAATCATCCTAGTT TGAGTTATTGTTCTTATTATGGGAAAAAGTTTGACCCCGAGCCAGGAAGATGTAGAAGAACTGATGGAAAGAAATGGAGGTGCTCCAAAGATGCACATCCTGACTCAAAATATTGTGAGCGGCACATGCATCGAGGCCGTAACCGTTCAAGAAAGCCTGTGGAATCTCAATCTACTTCCCAGTCCTTGTCGACTAGTATGTCACATATTACTACTGGGAGCAGCAATAGAAGTGGAAGTTTTCAAAGTAATAGCAGTGGAAACTTCCATAACATGCCATTATATTCCGTTGCTAATTCAGATGGACTGAGTTATGGAAGCACTGCAACAAAGCTACAGATGGAGCCTGTCTCTTATGGGATAAATAACAAGGAGTATAG GTATCTCCAGGGAATGGTTCCTGATGCTGAGGGCTCATCAGAAGTTTCCGCGAGTGTGAGAAATCTAGGGATGGGTTCTAACACAGACAACATATGGCGTCCACCTCATCCATTCGAGCCTGTAACTAACGCAACAATTGCAAAACAGCAACCCCAACATTGCTTCTTTGGCAATGACATAGATCCACCTG TAAAGCAGGAGCCGCATCCAATGCGCTCGTTCTTTGACGAGTGGCCTACATCCAAAGAATCATGGTCCAATCTTGATGATGGATCCAGCAAAAATAATTTCTCCACCACACAGCTCTCCATATCCATTCCAAATGTTCATTCTGGATTCTCTTCAACGAGTACACGTTCCCCTAAATG A
- the LOC104241276 gene encoding growth-regulating factor 5-like isoform X2, with the protein MLSLPVSYCSYYGKKFDPEPGRCRRTDGKKWRCSKDAHPDSKYCERHMHRGRNRSRKPVESQSTSQSLSTSMSHITTGSSNRSGSFQSNSSGNFHNMPLYSVANSDGLSYGSTATKLQMEPVSYGINNKEYRYLQGMVPDAEGSSEVSASVRNLGMGSNTDNIWRPPHPFEPVTNATIAKQQPQHCFFGNDIDPPVKQEPHPMRSFFDEWPTSKESWSNLDDGSSKNNFSTTQLSISIPNVHSGFSSTSTRSPK; encoded by the exons ATGCTATCTCTGCCAG TGAGTTATTGTTCTTATTATGGGAAAAAGTTTGACCCCGAGCCAGGAAGATGTAGAAGAACTGATGGAAAGAAATGGAGGTGCTCCAAAGATGCACATCCTGACTCAAAATATTGTGAGCGGCACATGCATCGAGGCCGTAACCGTTCAAGAAAGCCTGTGGAATCTCAATCTACTTCCCAGTCCTTGTCGACTAGTATGTCACATATTACTACTGGGAGCAGCAATAGAAGTGGAAGTTTTCAAAGTAATAGCAGTGGAAACTTCCATAACATGCCATTATATTCCGTTGCTAATTCAGATGGACTGAGTTATGGAAGCACTGCAACAAAGCTACAGATGGAGCCTGTCTCTTATGGGATAAATAACAAGGAGTATAG GTATCTCCAGGGAATGGTTCCTGATGCTGAGGGCTCATCAGAAGTTTCCGCGAGTGTGAGAAATCTAGGGATGGGTTCTAACACAGACAACATATGGCGTCCACCTCATCCATTCGAGCCTGTAACTAACGCAACAATTGCAAAACAGCAACCCCAACATTGCTTCTTTGGCAATGACATAGATCCACCTG TAAAGCAGGAGCCGCATCCAATGCGCTCGTTCTTTGACGAGTGGCCTACATCCAAAGAATCATGGTCCAATCTTGATGATGGATCCAGCAAAAATAATTTCTCCACCACACAGCTCTCCATATCCATTCCAAATGTTCATTCTGGATTCTCTTCAACGAGTACACGTTCCCCTAAATG A
- the LOC104241275 gene encoding cell division cycle 20.1, cofactor of APC complex-like yields MDAGSRYNNKFRRPLFTPVSHKKTSRENLDRFIPNRSAMDFDYAHYMLSGGKVKKENSGVNSASKEAYTKQLAEIFNMNRTRILAFKNKPPPSAERVSKSPSPIQQSMTTKKRRFIPQTAERTLDAPDILDDFYLNLLDWGCSNIVAIALGNSVYLWDASDGSVTELLSVSDDLGPVTGVSWAPDGRHLALGLNNSHVQLWDSRSSRLLRTLQGHSLRVGSLDWNGHILTTGSMDTMIINNDVRIRSHVVGTYRGHNQEICGLKWSASGQQLASGGNDNLVHIWSVSMGSPNSTRQWIHRMTDHTAAVKALSWCPFQSNMVASGGGVGDECIKFWNTNTGACLNSVDTGSQVCSLLWNRHERELLSSHGFTDNQLTVWKYPSMTKVAEFFGHTSRVLHMAQSPDGYTVATAAADETLRFWNIFGNPEETKSAPKRKLEPFFDLAQIR; encoded by the exons ATGGATGCAGGAAGCAGATACAACAACAAGTTTCGCCGTCCTCTCTTTACTCCGGTATCTCACAAGAAAACTTCTCGAGAGAAT TTGGACAGGTTCATTCCCAACCGTTCTGCGATGGATTTTGACTATGCACATTACATGCTCAGTGGTGGAAAGGTTAAAAAGGAAAATTCTGGAGTAAATTCTGCATCTAAAGAAGCCTATACAAAACAGTTAGCAGAAATTTTCAACATGAATAGAACAAGGATCCTTGCTTTTAAGAATAAGCCTCCGCCTTCGGCTGAGAGAGTTTCTAAATCTCCATCACCTATTCAACAGTCAATGACCACTAAAAAGAGGAGATTCATTCCCCAA ACTGCAGAGAGGACGCTGGACGCTCCTGATATCCTAGATGATTTTTATCTCAATTTGTTAGATTGGGGATGCAGTAACATTGTCGCCATTGCCCTAGGAAATTCTGTATATCTGTGGGATgcttctgatggttctgttactGAGCTTCTCTCAGTTAGTGATGATTTAGGGCCAGTGACTGGTGTCAGCTGGGCACCTGATGGAAGACATCTTGCATTGGGCTTAAATAATTCCCATGTTCAGTTGTGGGACTCCCGTTCCAGCCGATTG CTGAGGACTTTACAGGGACACAGCTTAAGAGTTGGCTCGCTTGATTGGAATGGCCACATACTGACAACTGGAAGCATGGACACTATGATCATCAATAATGATGTGCGTATAAGATCCCACGTCGTTGGAACATACAGGGGACACAATCAGGAGATATGTGGATTGAAGTGGTCTGCTTCAGGCCAGCAATTGGCTAGTGGAGGGAATGACAATTTGGTCCATATATGGAGCGTATCGATGGGGTCACCTAATTCTACACGCCAATGGATTCATCGTATGACAGACCACACAGCTGCTGTTAAAGCTCTTTCCTGGTGTCCTTTCCAGAGTAACATGGTTGCCTCGGGAGGTGGTGTTGGAGATGAGTGCATAAAGTTTTGGAACACCAACACTGGGGCTTGCTTGAACTCTGTGGATACAGGTTCACAAGTCTGTTCGTTGCTTTGGAACAGACACGAACGCGAGCTTTTGAGTTCTCATGGCTTTACTGATAACCAGCTGACAGTGTGGAAATATCCTTCGATGACAAAAGTTGCAGAATTTTTTGGTCACACATCAAGAGTTCTTCATATGGCTCAG AGTCCAGATGGCTATACTGTCGCGACTGCAGCAGCTGATGAGACACTAAGATTTTGGAATATTTTTGGGAATCCTGAAGAGACCAAGTCTGCGCCAAAGAGAAAACTAGAGCCATTCTTTGACTTGGCTCAGATAAGATAA